The following is a genomic window from Niveispirillum cyanobacteriorum.
CTAACGGAGCGGGAGCGCGCGGTCTGCGCCCGCTCCATGGTTGGGATGACGGCCGAGGCCATTGCCCTCGACCTCGGCATCTCGTCGGCATCGGTGCTCACCTACCGCCGGCGCGCCTATGTACGCTACCACTTCACCCACAGCAACCAGTTCTTCCTGGGGATGATATGATGGGGATGCCATCCAGGGAGCGGACGCTGCTGCTGGGCCTGTTGCTTTCCACCTGCCTGCTTCCCGTGGAAGCCGGGGGCAAGGAGAAGGGTCCGGCCGATCTGCTGGTCGTTGGCGGACAGATCAAGACCCCGTCGGGCTGGGCCGAAGCCATGGCCGTCCAGGACGGCGTGATCCGCTTCGTCGGCAAGGAAAGCGAGGCCCGCCGCCTTGCCGGGCCAGCGGCGACGCTGGTCGATGTGCATGGCGGCACCGTCCTGCCCGGACTGGTGGATTCCCATGTCCATCCGCTGTTCGCCGGGCTGGCGGCTGCGGCCTGCCGCCTGTCGCCGGGGGCCGGTGCGGCCGACATCCAGGCGGCGGTGCGGGATTGCGTGGCCAAGCGGGCGCCGGGCGACTGGATCAAGGGCGGTAGCTGGGTGGCGGCCAGCTTCACCCAGGGACAGCAGACCCGCGCCCTGCTGGACGCCGTCGCCCCCGACAATCCTGTCGTCCTGGATGACGAGGCGCTGCACAGCGTCTGGGTCAACTCTCTGGCGCTGCGGCTGGCCGGGATCGACCGCAACACGCCAGACCCGGTCGGCGGCATCATCGAACGCGACGCGGCAGGGGAGCCGACGGGGCTGCTGCGGGAAAATGCGACCAGCCTGGTCGAACGCGCCCTGCCGCCCGACAGCCT
Proteins encoded in this region:
- a CDS encoding LuxR C-terminal-related transcriptional regulator gives rise to the protein MSALVIDPRSTICKIEHRLGSIFINLTERERAVCARSMVGMTAEAIALDLGISSASVLTYRRRAYVRYHFTHSNQFFLGMI